The Sphingosinithalassobacter sp. CS137 genome includes a region encoding these proteins:
- a CDS encoding efflux RND transporter permease subunit: MIARIIDSSIANRLFVVLAAIGLALAGFWAVRTTPVDALPDLSDVQVVIRSSYAGQAPRIIEDQVTYPLATTMLSVPGAKTVRGYSFFGDSYVYVIFEDGTDLYWARSRVLEYLNQVQNRLPEGVESTLGPDATGVGWIYEYALVDRTGGHDLAGLRSLQDWFLRYELKTIPGIAEVASVGGMVKQYQIVLDPYRMASLGVTHAEVVSAVQAGNQEAGGSIVEMGEAEFMVRASGYLGSLEDFRVIPLRTEAGGVPVTLGDVANVQIGPELRRGIAELNGEGEVAGGIVILRQGADARGAIEAVEAKLDQLQASLPEGVEIVTTYDRSQLIDASVENLTTKLIEEFIVVALVCLLFLWHARSALVAVVTLPLGVLAAFLVMRFQGVNANIMSLGGIAIAIGAMVDAAVVMIENAHKHIERWTEQNPDTVMSAQERWRIVADASKEVGPALFFSLLIITLSFLPVFTLQAQEGRLFAPLAFTKTYAMAAAAILSITLVPVLMGWLIRGKIPAEDSNPINRALTRVYRPGLDWVMRRPKATLVIAGLIFATTLVPFSRLGGEFLPPLDEGDLLYMPSALPGLSPGEASALLQRTDRLIKTVPEVDTVFGKAGRADTATDPAPLTMFETTISFKPREEWREGMTPDKLVEELDRVVRVPGLANVWVPPIRNRIDMLATGIKSPIGVKVAGEDLGEIERVALQVEQIAKQVPGVSSALAERLSGGRYVDVDIDRLEAARYGLNIADVQQIVSGAIGGANVARTVEGLARYPVNVRYPREIRDSVDELRNLPVLTPAGQQITLGTVANVRVTSGPPMLKSEQGRPTSYVYVDVRGRDLTSVVSDLQEAIAAEIDLPAGVSLSYAGQFEYLTRAYERLKIVVPATLAIIFLLLYLIFRRFDEALLIMGTLPFALTGGFWLLYLMGYNQSVATAVGFIALAGVSAEFGVVMLIYLKAALERREGDLDADEVSAAIREGALLRVRPKAMTVAVILAGLFPILIGTGAGSEVMSRIAAPMIGGMITAPLLSMFVLPAAYLMMRRPRTKRSKPLEGEEECVLQPS; the protein is encoded by the coding sequence ATGATCGCGCGGATCATCGACAGTTCGATTGCCAACCGCCTTTTCGTGGTTCTGGCTGCAATCGGTCTGGCGCTCGCCGGCTTCTGGGCAGTGCGGACCACCCCGGTCGATGCTCTGCCCGATCTGTCGGATGTACAGGTGGTGATCCGCTCGAGCTATGCCGGGCAGGCCCCGCGCATCATCGAGGATCAGGTCACCTATCCGCTGGCGACGACGATGCTTTCGGTCCCGGGAGCGAAGACCGTGCGCGGCTATTCGTTTTTCGGCGACAGCTATGTCTATGTGATCTTCGAGGACGGCACCGATCTCTACTGGGCGCGCTCGCGCGTTCTGGAATATCTCAACCAGGTCCAGAATCGTCTGCCCGAAGGGGTCGAGAGCACGCTCGGCCCGGATGCGACCGGGGTCGGGTGGATCTACGAATATGCGCTGGTCGATCGCACCGGAGGGCACGATCTTGCAGGGCTGAGAAGCCTGCAGGACTGGTTCCTGCGCTACGAGCTGAAGACCATTCCCGGCATTGCCGAGGTCGCCAGCGTCGGCGGCATGGTCAAGCAGTACCAGATCGTGCTCGACCCCTATCGCATGGCCTCGCTTGGCGTGACCCACGCCGAGGTGGTAAGCGCGGTCCAGGCGGGCAACCAGGAGGCGGGCGGCTCGATCGTCGAGATGGGCGAAGCCGAATTCATGGTCCGCGCGTCGGGCTATCTCGGTAGCCTGGAGGATTTTCGCGTCATACCTCTGCGCACCGAAGCGGGCGGCGTTCCGGTCACGCTCGGCGATGTCGCCAATGTCCAGATCGGGCCCGAACTGCGGCGCGGCATCGCCGAACTCAATGGCGAGGGCGAAGTCGCGGGCGGAATCGTCATCCTGCGGCAGGGCGCCGACGCTCGCGGTGCGATCGAGGCGGTGGAAGCGAAGCTCGATCAGTTGCAGGCGAGCCTGCCCGAAGGCGTCGAGATCGTCACGACCTACGACCGCTCGCAGCTGATCGACGCCTCGGTCGAGAATCTCACCACCAAGCTGATCGAGGAGTTCATCGTCGTCGCGCTCGTGTGCCTGTTGTTCCTGTGGCACGCCCGCTCTGCGTTGGTTGCCGTGGTAACCCTGCCCTTGGGCGTCCTCGCCGCCTTTCTCGTCATGCGCTTCCAGGGGGTGAATGCCAACATCATGTCGCTGGGCGGCATCGCCATTGCCATCGGTGCGATGGTCGACGCGGCGGTGGTGATGATCGAGAATGCGCACAAGCATATCGAGCGCTGGACCGAGCAGAACCCGGATACGGTAATGTCGGCTCAAGAACGCTGGCGGATCGTCGCGGATGCATCGAAGGAGGTCGGCCCGGCGCTGTTCTTCAGCCTGCTGATCATTACCCTGTCGTTTCTGCCGGTCTTCACCCTGCAGGCGCAGGAAGGACGGCTGTTCGCCCCGCTCGCCTTCACCAAGACCTATGCGATGGCGGCGGCGGCGATCCTGTCGATCACGCTGGTGCCGGTTCTGATGGGCTGGCTAATCAGGGGCAAGATACCGGCAGAGGACAGCAATCCGATCAACAGGGCGCTGACCCGCGTCTACCGGCCCGGCCTCGATTGGGTGATGCGCCGTCCCAAGGCAACGCTGGTCATCGCCGGGCTGATCTTCGCCACGACGCTGGTTCCCTTCTCGCGCCTTGGCGGCGAGTTCCTGCCCCCGCTCGATGAGGGCGATCTGCTCTACATGCCGAGCGCGCTCCCCGGTCTTTCTCCAGGCGAGGCCTCGGCACTGCTTCAACGGACCGACCGCCTGATCAAGACGGTGCCCGAGGTCGACACCGTGTTCGGCAAGGCAGGGCGCGCCGACACGGCGACCGATCCGGCGCCGCTGACGATGTTCGAGACGACGATCAGCTTCAAACCGCGCGAGGAATGGCGTGAGGGGATGACGCCTGACAAGCTGGTCGAGGAGCTCGACCGCGTGGTCCGGGTTCCGGGCCTCGCCAATGTCTGGGTGCCCCCGATCCGCAACCGTATCGATATGCTCGCGACCGGCATCAAGAGCCCGATCGGGGTCAAGGTCGCAGGCGAGGACTTGGGCGAGATCGAACGCGTGGCGCTCCAGGTTGAACAGATCGCCAAGCAGGTACCGGGGGTAAGCTCGGCGCTGGCCGAAAGGCTGTCTGGCGGCCGCTATGTCGATGTCGATATCGATCGCCTGGAAGCAGCCCGCTACGGGCTCAACATCGCCGATGTGCAGCAGATCGTATCGGGCGCGATCGGCGGCGCAAATGTCGCGCGCACGGTGGAGGGGTTGGCTCGCTATCCGGTCAATGTCCGCTATCCGCGCGAGATTCGCGACAGCGTCGATGAGTTGCGCAACCTTCCGGTCCTGACCCCTGCGGGACAGCAGATTACGCTTGGCACGGTGGCGAATGTCCGCGTGACCAGCGGGCCGCCCATGCTCAAGAGCGAGCAAGGCAGGCCGACCAGTTATGTCTATGTCGATGTGCGCGGGCGCGACCTGACCTCGGTGGTGAGCGACTTGCAGGAGGCGATCGCGGCCGAGATCGATCTGCCCGCGGGCGTCAGCCTTTCCTATGCCGGGCAGTTCGAATATCTGACCCGCGCCTATGAACGCCTGAAGATCGTTGTGCCCGCGACGCTCGCGATCATCTTCCTGCTGCTTTATCTGATTTTCCGCCGCTTCGACGAAGCGCTGCTGATCATGGGTACGCTCCCCTTTGCGCTGACCGGCGGGTTCTGGCTGCTCTACCTGATGGGGTACAACCAGTCGGTTGCCACCGCCGTGGGGTTCATCGCGCTCGCAGGCGTTTCAGCAGAGTTCGGCGTGGTCATGCTGATCTACCTAAAAGCCGCGTTGGAGCGGCGGGAGGGCGACCTCGACGCCGATGAGGTATCGGCGGCGATCCGCGAAGGCGCGCTGTTGCGCGTGCGGCCCAAGGCAATGACCGTCGCCGTGATCCTCGCCGGACTGTTTCCGATCCTCATCGGCACCGGTGCGGGCTCGGAGGTGATGAGCCGCATTGCCGCACCGATGATCGGCGGGATGATAACCGCCCCCCTGCTTTCGATGTTCGTGCTTCCCGCCGCCTATCTGATGATGCGGCGCCCCCGGACCAAACGGTCCAAACCCCTCGAAGGAGAAGAAGAATGCGTTTTGCAACCCTCATGA
- a CDS encoding copper-binding protein, with amino-acid sequence MRFATLMTLLAAPLALAACGSGDDTEMMDDTAMAEGQMADGQMPMDGADMPMMGSDGAMQSASAEGTVTAIDTDAGTITIDHGAVPAIKWPAMTMAFEADEQLRNRVAVGDKVSFEFATGESGSSITSITKK; translated from the coding sequence ATGCGTTTTGCAACCCTCATGACTTTACTGGCCGCGCCGCTGGCGCTCGCCGCCTGCGGCTCTGGCGACGATACCGAAATGATGGACGACACGGCCATGGCAGAAGGCCAGATGGCAGACGGTCAGATGCCGATGGACGGTGCCGACATGCCGATGATGGGATCGGACGGCGCGATGCAGAGCGCCTCAGCCGAAGGAACGGTCACCGCCATCGATACCGATGCGGGAACGATCACCATCGATCACGGCGCAGTCCCGGCAATTAAGTGGCCGGCCATGACGATGGCGTTCGAAGCCGACGAACAACTGCGTAACCGCGTTGCGGTTGGCGATAAAGTCTCGTTCGAATTTGCCACCGGAGAAAGTGGCAGCTCGATCACCTCCATCACCAAAAAGTAG
- a CDS encoding multicopper oxidase family protein has product MDRWVISTGLDRRALLRTAGTAAAGFMVFPLSACEARNSLLGSDGAGANSLVIPQRDQGTVELGVRVFRLSVSAGQKEFAPGVASPTIGVNAPYLGPTLEMRRGERVRLHIDNELPEGATVHWHGFELPAAADGGPHQLIRPGTRWSPTFEVRQRASLYWYHSHLHRGTGPQVYAGLAAPIYVRDDEEDALDLPSEYGVDDIPLIVQDRLLDSSGRLLYPQTMHAQMMGVRGDRIFVNGTQNAVFDAGTGLLRLRILNGSNARFYDFSLSGGQTMQLVASDGGLLQRPHPIRSLRLAPGERAQVIIDLSEGRPLSLVATSPDNSMSMMGGDGRGIMRRGMMNRGRDDGGADEVLRILEIRPQGAHRSATLPTRLASFAAPDPSVAVRTRRFVLDMGMMGGGMSINGASMDMNVINERVPVGQWEIWEIANASMMAHPFHIHNAQFRVIDRGGRAPSPLETGFKDTVVVNPREQVRLLLRFEEHTDPDLPYMYHCHILEHEDAGMMGQFVVVKS; this is encoded by the coding sequence GTGGACCGGTGGGTCATCTCGACCGGTCTCGACCGACGCGCCTTGCTGAGAACAGCCGGCACAGCCGCTGCCGGCTTCATGGTTTTTCCGTTGTCGGCCTGCGAAGCGAGGAACTCGCTGCTTGGTTCCGATGGAGCCGGTGCCAATTCGCTTGTCATTCCCCAGCGCGACCAGGGAACCGTCGAACTGGGCGTGCGGGTATTCCGACTGTCAGTATCCGCAGGGCAGAAGGAATTCGCTCCCGGCGTCGCTTCGCCCACGATCGGGGTAAACGCGCCCTACCTTGGCCCGACGCTGGAGATGCGCCGCGGCGAGCGGGTTCGGTTGCATATCGACAACGAACTGCCAGAGGGTGCGACGGTCCACTGGCATGGATTCGAGCTTCCCGCCGCCGCTGACGGCGGACCGCACCAGCTGATCCGTCCAGGCACACGCTGGAGCCCGACCTTCGAAGTTCGCCAGCGCGCTTCGCTCTACTGGTATCACTCGCATCTGCATCGCGGCACGGGACCGCAGGTCTATGCGGGGCTCGCCGCACCGATCTACGTCCGCGATGACGAGGAAGACGCGCTCGATCTGCCGAGCGAATACGGCGTCGACGATATCCCGCTTATCGTCCAGGACCGCCTGCTCGATAGCTCCGGCAGGCTGCTCTATCCGCAGACCATGCATGCACAGATGATGGGCGTGCGCGGAGACCGTATCTTCGTGAACGGTACTCAGAACGCAGTGTTCGACGCGGGAACCGGCCTGTTGCGCCTGCGCATCCTCAATGGTTCGAATGCGCGCTTCTACGATTTCTCGCTGTCCGGCGGGCAGACCATGCAATTGGTCGCGAGCGATGGCGGCCTTCTCCAGCGCCCCCATCCGATCCGGTCGCTCAGGCTCGCCCCGGGAGAACGCGCGCAGGTGATCATCGACCTTTCCGAGGGTCGCCCACTCAGCCTGGTCGCCACCAGCCCGGACAATTCGATGAGTATGATGGGCGGGGACGGCCGGGGCATCATGAGGCGAGGCATGATGAATCGGGGCCGGGACGACGGCGGCGCTGACGAGGTCTTACGGATTCTCGAAATCAGGCCGCAGGGCGCACACCGATCGGCGACTTTGCCAACGCGGCTGGCCTCGTTTGCCGCGCCCGATCCGTCGGTGGCTGTCCGCACGAGGAGATTTGTCCTCGACATGGGCATGATGGGCGGCGGCATGTCGATCAACGGCGCGAGCATGGACATGAACGTCATCAACGAGCGCGTACCCGTCGGGCAGTGGGAAATCTGGGAAATCGCCAACGCCTCGATGATGGCGCACCCCTTTCATATCCATAATGCGCAGTTTCGCGTGATCGATCGCGGCGGACGCGCGCCGTCGCCGCTGGAAACGGGGTTCAAGGACACTGTCGTCGTTAATCCGCGCGAGCAGGTGCGCCTGCTCCTGCGCTTCGAGGAACACACCGATCCGGACCTGCCCTACATGTATCATTGCCACATTCTCGAACATGAGGATGCTGGCATGATGGGGCAGTTCGTCGTCGTGAAGAGCTAG
- a CDS encoding heavy metal translocating P-type ATPase, translating into MSKGDSVLEGTAIDPVCGMSVEIDGAKYTAEHEGARHYFCSSRCHDKFRSDPELYLSGAHLNAVEDVPEGAIYTCPMHPEIRQPGPGSCPICGMALEPETVSLNEGPDPELVDMRRRFWWSALLTLPLFAYAMSDMVPGLSFDQLIEPARAQWAQFVLATPVVLWGGWPFFVRAWQSLKTRNLNMFTLIGIGVGIAYLFSLVATALPDLFPPAFRDHSGRVGVYYEAAAVITTLVLLGQVLELKARGSTSSALRALLELAPPSAVKIFGEADEREVPLDELVTGDRLRVRPGDKVPVDGEIEEGSSAIDESMVSGEPLPVTKRAGDTVIGGTVNQTGGFIMRATNVGKDTMLSKIVQMVAEAQRSRAPIQRLADQVAGWFVPAVVVVAIVTFVVWAIWGPAPAFAYALVNAIAVLIIACPCALGLATPMSVMTGTGKGAQHGILIRNAEALETLEKIDTLVVDKTGTLTMGKPDLVAVNPVEGIDATEFLASVAGVEMGSEHPLAHAIVEGARVRGVSPANATDLASTTGEGVEATVIARRVAIGNEKMMRRVGIDDETWLGSAEAGRARGQTVMFVAFDGRPAGLIAVADPIKPTSSAAIAALHGRGIRVVMLTGDSRGTAEAVAREMAIDEVHANVSPEDKHREVERLKSEGRRVAMAGDGINDAPALAAADVGIAMGTGTDVAIQSAGVTLVRGDLTGVVQAIVLSRATMRNIRQNLFFAFAYNTLGIPVAAGLLFPFTGLLLNPMIAAAAMSLSSVSVIGNALRLRGVKLPIFAGQGARES; encoded by the coding sequence ATGAGCAAGGGGGACAGCGTGCTCGAGGGCACGGCGATCGATCCGGTCTGCGGGATGAGCGTCGAGATCGACGGGGCGAAATACACTGCCGAGCACGAGGGCGCGCGACACTATTTCTGCTCGTCGCGCTGCCATGACAAGTTCCGCTCGGATCCAGAGCTCTATCTGTCGGGCGCGCACCTGAATGCTGTCGAGGATGTGCCCGAGGGCGCGATCTATACCTGCCCGATGCATCCCGAGATACGCCAGCCGGGCCCGGGGAGCTGCCCGATATGCGGGATGGCACTCGAGCCGGAAACCGTGAGTCTCAACGAAGGACCCGATCCCGAACTTGTGGACATGCGCCGGCGCTTCTGGTGGAGTGCGCTCCTCACGCTGCCGCTGTTCGCCTATGCGATGAGCGATATGGTTCCGGGGCTCAGCTTCGACCAGCTGATCGAGCCGGCCCGGGCGCAGTGGGCGCAGTTCGTCCTCGCCACCCCCGTCGTTCTATGGGGCGGCTGGCCGTTTTTCGTACGTGCGTGGCAATCGCTCAAGACGCGCAATCTCAACATGTTCACGCTGATCGGAATCGGGGTCGGCATTGCCTATCTGTTCAGCCTGGTGGCGACCGCGCTGCCGGATTTGTTCCCGCCGGCGTTCCGCGACCACTCGGGCCGGGTGGGCGTGTACTATGAGGCAGCAGCGGTCATCACGACGCTTGTCCTCCTCGGGCAGGTACTGGAATTGAAGGCACGCGGCTCGACGTCGAGCGCCCTTCGCGCACTGCTCGAACTCGCCCCGCCTTCTGCTGTGAAGATCTTCGGCGAAGCCGATGAACGCGAAGTTCCGCTCGATGAGCTTGTGACCGGTGACCGCTTGCGCGTGCGGCCTGGTGACAAGGTCCCGGTCGACGGCGAAATCGAGGAGGGATCGAGCGCAATCGACGAGTCGATGGTGAGCGGCGAACCCCTGCCGGTGACCAAGCGCGCGGGCGATACGGTCATCGGCGGAACGGTCAACCAGACCGGGGGCTTCATCATGCGGGCCACCAACGTCGGCAAGGACACCATGCTGTCCAAGATCGTCCAGATGGTCGCCGAGGCGCAGCGCAGCCGCGCGCCGATTCAGCGATTGGCCGATCAGGTCGCGGGCTGGTTCGTGCCCGCCGTCGTCGTGGTCGCAATCGTCACTTTCGTGGTGTGGGCGATCTGGGGGCCGGCTCCGGCTTTCGCCTATGCGCTGGTAAACGCCATTGCGGTCCTGATCATTGCCTGTCCCTGTGCGCTGGGGCTCGCCACGCCGATGTCGGTAATGACCGGCACCGGCAAGGGCGCGCAACACGGCATCCTGATTCGCAATGCCGAAGCGCTCGAGACGCTCGAGAAGATCGATACGCTGGTGGTCGACAAGACCGGCACGCTGACGATGGGCAAGCCCGATCTGGTAGCGGTCAACCCGGTCGAAGGTATCGATGCCACCGAATTCCTTGCTTCGGTCGCGGGCGTCGAGATGGGCAGCGAGCATCCGCTTGCCCACGCAATCGTCGAGGGCGCCCGGGTACGCGGGGTGTCGCCCGCCAACGCAACGGACCTGGCCTCGACTACCGGCGAAGGCGTCGAAGCGACCGTAATTGCCCGCCGGGTGGCGATCGGCAACGAGAAGATGATGCGGCGGGTCGGGATCGACGACGAGACCTGGTTGGGCTCGGCCGAAGCCGGTCGCGCGCGGGGGCAAACGGTGATGTTCGTCGCATTCGACGGGCGCCCGGCAGGCTTGATCGCAGTGGCCGATCCCATCAAACCGACCAGTTCGGCGGCCATCGCCGCGCTGCACGGTCGTGGCATTCGCGTGGTCATGCTGACCGGCGACAGCCGCGGTACGGCCGAAGCGGTGGCGCGGGAGATGGCCATCGACGAGGTGCACGCCAACGTCTCGCCCGAAGACAAGCACCGCGAAGTAGAGAGGCTGAAATCCGAGGGGCGCCGTGTCGCGATGGCAGGCGACGGGATCAACGATGCGCCCGCGCTTGCAGCAGCCGATGTCGGCATCGCCATGGGCACCGGCACCGACGTGGCGATCCAGAGCGCCGGGGTTACACTGGTGCGCGGCGATCTGACCGGCGTGGTGCAGGCGATAGTCCTGTCACGCGCGACCATGCGGAACATCCGGCAGAACCTGTTCTTTGCCTTCGCCTACAACACGCTGGGCATTCCCGTTGCCGCAGGCTTGCTGTTTCCGTTTACCGGCCTGCTGCTCAATCCGATGATAGCGGCGGCGGCCATGAGCCTGTCTTCGGTTTCGGTGATTGGCAATGCACTGCGACTGCGCGGAGTGAAGCTGCCGATCTTTGCGGGGCAAGGCGCTCGCGAAAGCTGA
- a CDS encoding PepSY domain-containing protein yields MASIPASRKPSRKLRLHVFGSKLHKWLALFVGVQALLWMGTGAIMSFLKIEKVRSEHVITRQAETLDPAFPGPRWLGDRQNLVALTTKSVAGRSVVQIERSNGSKSLHDPATGQKLSPLSRVDARAIARRAWTGPETLIASEMLIETPVGTEFRGPFPAWQVTFGDEDTTRIYIDASSGAILAARSDTWRFFDFVWGLHIMDWTERDRINSWWLLVFGIGGTTIALSGFVLLANRFPKLRRKKVRRPSAGPSA; encoded by the coding sequence GTGGCGTCGATACCGGCATCTCGAAAGCCGTCGCGCAAGCTGCGGCTTCATGTTTTCGGCAGCAAGCTGCACAAGTGGCTCGCGCTGTTTGTCGGTGTCCAGGCGCTGTTGTGGATGGGCACGGGCGCCATCATGTCCTTCCTCAAGATCGAGAAGGTGCGGTCCGAACACGTTATTACACGGCAGGCCGAAACGCTCGATCCTGCGTTCCCCGGACCGCGATGGTTGGGGGATCGACAAAACCTCGTCGCGCTGACGACCAAATCCGTGGCCGGCCGTTCTGTTGTTCAGATCGAGCGGAGCAACGGGTCGAAATCCCTGCATGATCCTGCCACCGGTCAGAAGCTCTCGCCGCTATCCCGTGTCGACGCGCGCGCCATTGCCCGTCGTGCATGGACCGGACCCGAAACCTTGATTGCAAGCGAGATGCTCATCGAGACACCGGTCGGAACGGAGTTCCGCGGGCCCTTTCCCGCCTGGCAGGTCACCTTCGGCGACGAGGACACGACGAGAATCTATATCGACGCATCCAGCGGAGCGATTCTGGCCGCACGAAGCGATACCTGGCGCTTCTTCGACTTCGTCTGGGGACTGCACATCATGGACTGGACCGAGCGGGACCGGATCAACAGCTGGTGGCTGCTGGTGTTCGGGATCGGCGGAACGACCATCGCTCTGTCGGGCTTCGTCCTGTTGGCAAACCGGTTTCCAAAGCTGCGACGCAAGAAGGTTCGTAGACCGTCGGCAGGCCCGTCCGCATAA